A single Nostoc sp. PCC 7107 DNA region contains:
- a CDS encoding DUF3370 domain-containing protein, producing MLSFLLSLLIAQATPPTPPPEEVVQQQQVLPLPGQLDSVPTFNSNSPELVLKEGILLSTFPGDSKKVPTAHLNFPFRGRFDIFAHHVAKADPPENLRSLYLGVILHNPTDQPVTVNVLQAASYLSQPDAPFIELPPFVEDAAGKVFAGPGDRAMSDILRGRRQSIFPAQIILAPKQSQMLLNLPIPVQGLTPPLNGRSTLMRLRTNGTVYAASLAMFAKDNADGSERAPTLAEWENLLDNGELSTPRDKTPTPLEETGKPRIYGRVAGVVGGSFWRAFIVDSPKARFLTIPQAGQAISYALSTLHGGTLGTNQIQSAPMLARYPDTAYRAHGNYAIQYNLKLPLYNNTSTPQTVAVAMQTPIKEDQLVKPGLRFFSTPARQTFFRGSVRIRYKDDRGMAQTKFVHLVQKRGQPGEPLVVLNLKASDRRLVEVDFLYPPDATPPQVLTVSTQK from the coding sequence ATGTTGTCATTTTTACTCAGCTTACTGATTGCTCAAGCCACACCGCCCACACCACCACCAGAAGAAGTTGTCCAACAGCAACAAGTTTTGCCTTTACCAGGACAGTTAGATTCAGTCCCAACGTTTAATAGCAATAGTCCAGAATTGGTGTTGAAAGAAGGAATTTTATTGTCTACTTTTCCAGGGGATAGTAAAAAAGTCCCAACAGCGCATTTAAATTTTCCTTTTCGGGGACGATTTGATATTTTTGCTCACCATGTGGCGAAAGCCGACCCCCCAGAAAATCTGAGATCGCTCTATCTCGGTGTAATTCTGCATAACCCAACTGACCAACCAGTCACCGTCAATGTCTTGCAAGCGGCGAGTTATTTAAGTCAACCCGATGCACCATTTATTGAGTTACCGCCGTTTGTCGAAGATGCTGCGGGTAAAGTATTTGCCGGGCCAGGCGATCGCGCTATGTCTGATATTCTCAGAGGAAGGCGACAATCAATTTTTCCGGCGCAAATAATTCTTGCACCTAAGCAAAGTCAAATGTTACTTAATCTCCCCATTCCCGTACAAGGGTTAACGCCGCCTTTAAATGGTCGGTCTACCTTGATGCGCTTGCGGACTAATGGGACAGTTTACGCCGCTAGTTTAGCGATGTTTGCCAAGGATAATGCTGATGGTAGCGAACGTGCGCCAACTTTAGCAGAGTGGGAAAATTTATTAGATAACGGTGAACTATCCACGCCACGGGATAAAACACCTACTCCTTTAGAAGAAACTGGTAAACCGAGAATTTACGGAAGAGTCGCGGGGGTTGTCGGCGGTTCCTTTTGGCGTGCATTTATAGTAGATAGTCCCAAAGCCAGATTCTTAACCATTCCCCAGGCGGGACAAGCTATTTCCTATGCCTTGAGTACCTTGCACGGCGGAACTTTGGGGACTAATCAAATTCAAAGTGCGCCGATGTTAGCGCGTTATCCCGATACTGCATATCGCGCACATGGTAACTATGCAATTCAATACAACTTGAAGTTACCGTTATATAACAACACATCTACACCGCAAACTGTGGCTGTGGCCATGCAAACCCCAATTAAAGAAGACCAGTTAGTGAAACCTGGACTGCGCTTTTTTAGCACCCCAGCACGCCAAACATTCTTTCGTGGAAGTGTGCGGATACGGTACAAAGATGATAGAGGTATGGCGCAAACCAAATTTGTGCATTTAGTCCAAAAGCGGGGTCAACCAGGAGAGCCACTGGTAGTATTAAATCTGAAAGCGAGCGATCGCAGATTAGTGGAAGTAGACTTTCTCTATCCCCCCGATGCTACCCCACCGCAAGTATTAACTGTGTCAACTCAAAAATGA
- a CDS encoding amidohydrolase → MKSQFSKYYRLLVIFACTVLIAFAGQAAIAQNNSPWRNQRRQPVEMIVGGDFVVTMNDAQPVIKNGAVALNDGKIVAVDTQDKIMASYRSAKRLSGEGKVLMPGLVNGHSHTAMVLFRGLADDLNLQDWLQNYIFPAEGQFVNENFIRVGETLACWEMISGGTTTFVDMYFKPDVAARVVDQCGLRAVIAPSSIDFPSPGFRGWDDAFAAAVDFVKRWKGRNPRIITALAPHAPYTVSPEHLKQAIQAARQYDVPLTIHLAETPTEVQDIQQRYNATPVQHLENIGFLDPRVFAAHVVWPNESEIALMARRGVGVIHNPESNLKLASGFAPVPAMVQAGIKVGLGTDGAASNNDLDMWEAIRLTALIHKGTTLDPTTLPARTVLRMATLGGAEALGLADKIGAVKVGLQADLIQVDLTSAHLTPLYDVISHLVYAAKAEDVDTVIVDGKVLMSERKVLTVDTKQVRREAIRIGEQIQAEIRPSN, encoded by the coding sequence GTGAAAAGCCAGTTTTCAAAATACTACAGGCTGTTAGTTATTTTTGCCTGTACGGTGTTGATTGCCTTTGCTGGTCAAGCTGCGATCGCGCAGAATAATAGCCCTTGGCGCAATCAACGCAGACAGCCGGTAGAAATGATTGTCGGCGGTGATTTTGTGGTCACGATGAATGATGCACAACCTGTAATTAAGAATGGTGCGGTGGCCCTCAACGACGGCAAAATTGTTGCTGTAGATACACAAGACAAAATCATGGCATCTTACAGATCTGCCAAGAGACTATCCGGCGAAGGTAAGGTACTCATGCCTGGTCTTGTCAATGGTCATTCTCATACAGCAATGGTGTTGTTTCGCGGTCTGGCAGACGACTTAAACTTACAAGATTGGTTACAAAATTATATATTTCCCGCAGAAGGACAGTTCGTTAACGAAAACTTCATCCGCGTTGGTGAGACACTGGCTTGTTGGGAAATGATTAGTGGTGGCACTACGACATTTGTTGATATGTACTTCAAGCCCGATGTTGCCGCTAGAGTAGTTGATCAATGTGGCTTGCGGGCTGTAATAGCACCTTCATCTATCGATTTTCCTAGCCCTGGTTTTCGCGGCTGGGATGATGCGTTTGCTGCGGCAGTAGATTTCGTGAAACGTTGGAAAGGACGGAACCCACGAATTATCACAGCTTTAGCTCCTCACGCTCCTTACACTGTCTCGCCAGAGCATCTGAAACAAGCTATCCAGGCAGCACGTCAATACGATGTGCCATTGACGATTCACCTTGCAGAAACACCAACCGAAGTTCAAGACATCCAACAGCGCTATAATGCCACCCCAGTACAACATCTAGAAAATATCGGGTTCTTAGATCCGCGAGTCTTTGCTGCTCATGTAGTTTGGCCTAATGAAAGTGAAATTGCGCTGATGGCAAGACGCGGTGTTGGTGTCATCCATAATCCTGAATCGAATTTGAAGTTGGCTTCTGGCTTTGCACCTGTTCCGGCGATGGTACAGGCAGGAATTAAAGTTGGTCTGGGTACGGATGGTGCTGCGTCCAACAATGATTTAGATATGTGGGAAGCGATTCGTCTTACTGCCCTGATTCATAAAGGCACAACTCTCGACCCTACCACTTTACCGGCCAGGACTGTCTTACGGATGGCAACCTTGGGAGGTGCAGAAGCCCTCGGTTTGGCTGATAAAATTGGTGCTGTCAAAGTTGGGTTGCAAGCAGATTTAATTCAAGTAGACCTCACATCTGCACACCTGACTCCTCTTTACGATGTTATTTCCCATCTCGTTTATGCAGCAAAAGCTGAGGATGTTGATACTGTAATTGTGGATGGGAAAGTTCTCATGTCTGAGCGTAAGGTTCTTACGGTTGACACTAAGCAAGTTCGGCGTGAAGCTATCAGGATTGGTGAGCAGATTCAAGCAGAGATCCGTCCATCGAATTAA